One part of the Sardina pilchardus chromosome 5, fSarPil1.1, whole genome shotgun sequence genome encodes these proteins:
- the mapk9 gene encoding mitogen-activated protein kinase 9 isoform X1, protein MTEGEGHFYSIQVGDSTFTVLRRYQQLRAIGSGAQGIVCSALDTVLGIPVAVKKLSRPFQNQTHAKRAYRELVLLKCVNHKNIIRLLNVFTPQKSLEEFQDLYLVMELMDASLCQVIHMDLDHERMSYLLYQILCGIRHLHSAGIIHRDLKPSNIVVKSDCTLKILDFGLARTACTNFMMTPYVVTRYYRAPEVILGMKYKENVDIWSVGCIMGEMVKGSVIFQGTDHIDQWNKVIEILGTPSLEFMNRLMETVRNYVMNKPQYPGLSFSELFPDWAFPSETEHDKLKTSQARDLLSKMLVIDPECRISVQEALNHPYIHVWYDPAEADAPPPQISDKQLEEREHTIEQWKELIYKEVMDWEERNKNGVLKEEGSDGMVNSSATASQSSSINDISSMSTEQTLASDTDSSCADTLTGALEE, encoded by the exons CTCGGCTCTGGACACTGTCCTTGGGATCCCTGTTGCGGTGAAGAAGCTCAGCCGCCCTTTCCAAAACCAGACTCACGCCAAGCGCGCCTACAGGGAACTGGTGCTCCTcaagtgtgtcaaccacaaaaat aTCATACGTTTGCTGAATGTCTTCACGCCGCAAAAATCCCTGGAGGAGTTTCAAGACTT GTACCttgtgatggagctgatggatgcGAGCCTGTGTCAGGTGATCCACATGGACCTGGACCACGAGAGGATGTCCTACCTGCTCTACCAGATCCTCTGTGGCATTCGACATCTACACTCTGCGGGCATCATCCACAGG GACCTGAAGCCCAGCAACATCGTGGTGAAGTCTGACTGCACATTAAAGATTTTAGACTTCGGGCTTGCCAGGACCGCCTGCACCAACTTCATGATGACCCCTTATGTGGTGACCAGATACTACCGAGCCCCAGAGGTCATCCTGGGCATGAAGTACAAAGAGAATG TGGATATCTGGTCAGTAGGATGCATCATGGGGGAGATGGTGAAAGGCAGTGTCATCTTCCAGGGCACAGACC ATATCGACCAGTGGAACAAAGTCATAGAGATTTTAGGCACCCCCTCCCTGGAGTTCATGAACCGGCTGATGGAGACCGTGAGGAACTACGTCATGAACAAGCCTCAGTATCCCGGCCTCAGCTTCAGCGAGCTCTTCCCTGACTGGGCCTTCCCCTCTGAAACGGAGCACGACAAACTCAAAA CCAGCCAAGCCCGGGACCTGCTGTCCAAGATGCTGGTGATCGACCCAGAGTGCCGCATCTCGGTGCAGGAGGCCCTGAACCACCCCTACATCCATGTGTGGTACGACCCAGCTGAGGCTGATGCG CCGCCCCCTCAGATTTCCGacaagcagctggaggagagggagcacaCCATTGAACAATGGAAAG AGTTGATCTACAAAGAAGTCATGGACTGGGAAGAGAGGAACAAGAATGGCGTGCTGAAGGAGGAAGGCTCTG atggcatGGTGAACAGCAGCGCCACGGCGTCCCAGTCGTCCTCCATCAATGACATCTCGTCCATGTCCACGGAGCAGACGCTCGCCTCAGACACGGACAGCAGCTGCGCAGACACCCTCACGGGGGCGCTAGAGGAGTAA
- the mapk9 gene encoding mitogen-activated protein kinase 9 isoform X2, with translation MTEGEGHFYSIQVGDSTFTVLRRYQQLRAIGSGAQGIVCSALDTVLGIPVAVKKLSRPFQNQTHAKRAYRELVLLKCVNHKNIIRLLNVFTPQKSLEEFQDLYLVMELMDASLCQVIHMDLDHERMSYLLYQILCGIRHLHSAGIIHRDLKPSNIVVKSDCTLKILDFGLARTACTNFMMTPYVVTRYYRAPEVILGMKYKENVDIWSVGCIMGEMVKGSVIFQGTDHIDQWNKVIEILGTPSLEFMNRLMETVRNYVMNKPQYPGLSFSELFPDWAFPSETEHDKLKTSQARDLLSKMLVIDPECRISVQEALNHPYIHVWYDPAEADAISDKQLEEREHTIEQWKELIYKEVMDWEERNKNGVLKEEGSDGMVNSSATASQSSSINDISSMSTEQTLASDTDSSCADTLTGALEE, from the exons CTCGGCTCTGGACACTGTCCTTGGGATCCCTGTTGCGGTGAAGAAGCTCAGCCGCCCTTTCCAAAACCAGACTCACGCCAAGCGCGCCTACAGGGAACTGGTGCTCCTcaagtgtgtcaaccacaaaaat aTCATACGTTTGCTGAATGTCTTCACGCCGCAAAAATCCCTGGAGGAGTTTCAAGACTT GTACCttgtgatggagctgatggatgcGAGCCTGTGTCAGGTGATCCACATGGACCTGGACCACGAGAGGATGTCCTACCTGCTCTACCAGATCCTCTGTGGCATTCGACATCTACACTCTGCGGGCATCATCCACAGG GACCTGAAGCCCAGCAACATCGTGGTGAAGTCTGACTGCACATTAAAGATTTTAGACTTCGGGCTTGCCAGGACCGCCTGCACCAACTTCATGATGACCCCTTATGTGGTGACCAGATACTACCGAGCCCCAGAGGTCATCCTGGGCATGAAGTACAAAGAGAATG TGGATATCTGGTCAGTAGGATGCATCATGGGGGAGATGGTGAAAGGCAGTGTCATCTTCCAGGGCACAGACC ATATCGACCAGTGGAACAAAGTCATAGAGATTTTAGGCACCCCCTCCCTGGAGTTCATGAACCGGCTGATGGAGACCGTGAGGAACTACGTCATGAACAAGCCTCAGTATCCCGGCCTCAGCTTCAGCGAGCTCTTCCCTGACTGGGCCTTCCCCTCTGAAACGGAGCACGACAAACTCAAAA CCAGCCAAGCCCGGGACCTGCTGTCCAAGATGCTGGTGATCGACCCAGAGTGCCGCATCTCGGTGCAGGAGGCCCTGAACCACCCCTACATCCATGTGTGGTACGACCCAGCTGAGGCTGATGCG ATTTCCGacaagcagctggaggagagggagcacaCCATTGAACAATGGAAAG AGTTGATCTACAAAGAAGTCATGGACTGGGAAGAGAGGAACAAGAATGGCGTGCTGAAGGAGGAAGGCTCTG atggcatGGTGAACAGCAGCGCCACGGCGTCCCAGTCGTCCTCCATCAATGACATCTCGTCCATGTCCACGGAGCAGACGCTCGCCTCAGACACGGACAGCAGCTGCGCAGACACCCTCACGGGGGCGCTAGAGGAGTAA